Proteins found in one Ornithorhynchus anatinus isolate Pmale09 chromosome 8, mOrnAna1.pri.v4, whole genome shotgun sequence genomic segment:
- the APCDD1L gene encoding protein APCDD1-like, with protein sequence MGCYWWLIVALGACASGSPQWDVPRRPQPGAARLHWESQCQYQLRHLQDGARIAVVLPPRLEGHWISIGCEVRPGPEFLTRSYMFYSSRMFKAYQFYYRDPACRDPSHSLVIKGKLRLRQASWITQGATEADYHLHKVGIVFHSQSAMREVAARINETSSSGCSRSLPPGKTWAPGTVYELLSAKAERDCTAALGFTMHELSLIRVEKRYQLNQPQGSRVVEELYLGDVHTEWSERLRYRPTGYQRPLQSALHHVHPCPACGIIYRSDEHHPPHLPRQATLPMRLSGRWASAQCEVRPAVLFLTRLFTFHGSNRTWEGYYYHFSDPACRQPTFTVYASGHYTKGVPSSKVKGGTELVFRVTQARVTPMDQVTVAMLNFSEPGSCGDGGSWAAGIEQDITLTNGCVPLGIKLPHVEYELFKIEQDSKDRSLLFIGERPTDGSSPDRPEKRPTSYQAPLIQCAGIAGVFSHHNYQSHWLEKYTNAGSPSLEACPATFLLLVIVLPFLRGV encoded by the exons ATGGGCTGCTACTGGTGGCTGATCGTGGCCCTAGGAG CCTGTGCATCTGGAAGCCCGCAGTGGGATGTTCCTCGGAGGCCGCAGCCCGGCGCCGCCCGGCTGCACTGGGAGTCGCAGTGCCAGTATCAACTGCGCCACCTTCAGGACGGCGCCAGAATTGCAGTCGTGCTGCCTCCACGCCTGGAAGGCCACTGGATTTCCATCGG CTGTGAGGTGCGTCCAGGACCAGAGTTCCTCACCAGGTCATACATGTTCTACTCCAGCCGCATGTTTAAGGCTTACCAGTTCTACTACCGGGACCCTGCCTGTAGGGACCCATCCCACTCCCTGGTCATCAAGGGCAAACTCCGCCTGCGTCAGGCCTCTTGGATCACCCAAGGGGCGACCGAGGCGGACTACCACCTCCACAAAGTGGGCATTGTCTTCCACAGCCAGAGCGCCATGCGGGAGGTGGCTGCCCGAATCAATGAGACGAGCAGCAGCGGCTGTAGCAGGTCTCTCCCCCCGGGCAAGACCTGGGCCCCCGGAACCGTCTACGAGCTCTTGAGCGCTAAGGCCGAGCGGGACTGCACCGCGGCCCTGGGCTTTACCATGCACGAGCTCAGCCTGATCCGCGTGGAAAAACGTTATCAGCTAAACCAGCCGCAGGGGAGTCGAGTGGTGGAGGAGCTGTACCTGGGGGACGTCCACACGGAATGGTCCGAGAGGCTCCGCTACAGGCCAACGGGATATCAGCGCCCGTTGCAGAGTGCCCTG CATCACGTCCATCCGTGTCCGGCCTGTGGCATCATCTATAGATCTGATGagcaccatcctccccacctgccACGCCAGGCGACACTGCCCATGCGGCTCAGTGGCAGGTGGGCCAGCGCCCAGTGTGAGGTGCGTccggccgtgctgtttctcaccaGGCTCTTCACTTTCCACGGCAGCAACCGCACGTGGGAAGGATACTATTACCACTTCTCTGACCCTGCCTGCAGGCAGCCCACCTTCACCGTGTACGCTTCTGGACACTACACCAAAGGAGTCCCATCTTCGAAGGTGAAGGGTGGGACGGAGCTGGTCTTCAGAGTGACCCAGGCTCGGGTCACCCCCATGGATCAGGTGACGGTCGCTatgctgaacttctctgagccaggGAGTTGCGGGGATGGCGGTTCCTGGGCAGCCGGAATAGAGCAGGACATTACGCTGACAAACggatgtgtgcccttgggcatcaAGCTTCCTCATGTGGAATATGAACTCTTTAAGATTGAACAAGACTCAAAGGATCGCAGCTTGCTCTTTATCGGAGAAAGACCAACTGATGGATCCAGCCCAGACAGGCCGGAGAAGCGCCCCACTTCCTACCAAGCCCCTCTTATCCAATGTGCAGGGATCGCCGGTGTGTTTTCTCATCATAATTATCAGAGCCACTGGCTTGAAAAATACACTAATGCTGGAAGTCCATCATTGGAAGCGTGCCCTGCAACCTTTCTGCTATTGGTCATAGTGCTGCCATTTTTAAGAGGGGTTTAA